Proteins encoded within one genomic window of Acidovorax sp. 107:
- a CDS encoding MFS transporter, giving the protein MPNIPASPSAAAPASLIDSRQAAWRLLTTLGLVVLGNSSMYVVSVVLPAVQAEFGVGRADASLPYTLMMVCLGLGGIWTGRMADRHGLMPVLCVGAVAVCGGFVWAGLSGSIWGFGLAHGLMGLIGASATFAPLMADTALWWNKRRGIAVAICASGNYIAGALWPPIVQHGIELIGWRHTYVLLGLVCGVGMLLLALRMRQRAPMVQMDAASAPAAAVQGAAAGVVPAALSLDRSRPFGLRPLHAQLLLCVAGVACCVAMAMPQVHIVAYCTDLGFGAARGAEMLSLMLACGIVSRLVSGVICDRIGGVRTLLLGSALQGVGLALFLPFDGLVPLYVISAMFGLFQGGIVPAYAIIIREYFALQEAGARVGAVIMATLIGMALGGWMSGWIFDLTGSYRAAFLNGMGWNLLNLSIVGWLFWRVRQQRAVTIRPQHSPG; this is encoded by the coding sequence ATGCCCAACATCCCCGCCTCCCCCTCTGCCGCCGCCCCGGCATCCCTCATCGACTCCCGCCAAGCCGCCTGGCGCCTGCTGACCACGCTGGGCCTGGTGGTGTTGGGCAACAGCAGCATGTATGTGGTGTCGGTGGTGCTGCCCGCCGTGCAAGCCGAGTTTGGCGTGGGCCGTGCGGATGCGTCGCTGCCCTACACGCTGATGATGGTGTGCCTGGGGCTGGGCGGGATCTGGACGGGGCGCATGGCCGACCGGCATGGGCTGATGCCGGTGCTGTGCGTGGGCGCGGTGGCCGTGTGTGGCGGGTTTGTGTGGGCGGGGCTGTCGGGCAGCATCTGGGGGTTTGGGCTGGCCCATGGGTTGATGGGGCTGATTGGTGCGTCGGCCACGTTTGCGCCGCTGATGGCCGACACCGCGCTGTGGTGGAACAAGCGGCGCGGCATTGCGGTGGCGATCTGCGCCAGCGGCAACTACATTGCGGGCGCGCTGTGGCCGCCCATCGTGCAGCACGGCATCGAGCTGATCGGCTGGCGCCACACCTATGTGCTGCTGGGTCTGGTGTGTGGCGTGGGCATGCTGCTGCTGGCACTGCGCATGCGCCAGCGCGCACCCATGGTGCAGATGGACGCAGCCTCTGCGCCGGCCGCAGCGGTGCAGGGTGCGGCAGCCGGTGTGGTGCCTGCAGCGCTGTCGCTCGACCGCAGCCGCCCGTTTGGCCTGCGCCCGCTGCATGCGCAGCTGTTGCTGTGTGTGGCGGGCGTGGCCTGCTGTGTGGCCATGGCGATGCCGCAGGTGCACATCGTGGCCTATTGCACCGACCTGGGTTTTGGCGCGGCGCGCGGGGCCGAGATGCTGTCGCTGATGCTGGCGTGTGGCATCGTCAGCCGCCTGGTGTCGGGCGTGATCTGCGACCGCATTGGCGGCGTGCGCACGCTGCTGCTGGGCTCGGCGTTGCAGGGCGTGGGGCTGGCGCTGTTTCTGCCGTTTGACGGGCTGGTGCCGCTGTACGTCATCTCGGCGATGTTCGGGCTGTTTCAGGGCGGCATCGTGCCCGCCTACGCCATCATCATCCGCGAGTATTTTGCCCTGCAGGAGGCCGGTGCCCGCGTGGGCGCAGTGATCATGGCCACGTTGATCGGCATGGCGCTGGGGGGATGGATGTCGGGCTGGATCTTCGACCTGACGGGCAGCTACCGTGCGGCGTTCTTGAACGGCATGGGATGGAACCTGCTGAACCTGTCCATCGTGGGCTGGCTGTTCTGGCGGGTGCGCCAACAGCGCGCTGTGACAATACGGCCGCAGCACAGCCCGGGGTAA
- a CDS encoding flavin reductase family protein has product MLPTASHPHVTPVPLDKAYRLLNHGPTVLVSTAHAGQHNVMAAAWACALDFAPPKVTVVLDKATRTRELVEASGLFALQLPTVPLAALTVALGTDSAKTMPDKLQRHGVELFEAPGQPVQTTPPLVQGCAAWLLCRVVPEPHNQQAYDLFIGEVVAAWADDRVFRNGHWEFDTGPEDLRTLHYVAGGQFYATGTSIKV; this is encoded by the coding sequence ATGCTGCCCACTGCCTCCCACCCCCACGTCACCCCCGTGCCTCTCGACAAGGCCTACCGCCTGCTCAACCACGGCCCCACCGTGCTGGTGTCGACCGCGCACGCGGGCCAGCACAACGTGATGGCCGCCGCCTGGGCCTGCGCGCTGGACTTTGCGCCGCCCAAGGTCACGGTGGTGCTCGACAAGGCCACCCGCACGCGCGAGCTGGTGGAGGCCAGCGGGTTGTTTGCGCTGCAGCTGCCCACCGTGCCCCTGGCGGCGCTCACCGTCGCGCTGGGCACCGACAGCGCCAAGACCATGCCCGACAAGCTGCAGCGCCATGGCGTGGAGTTGTTTGAAGCACCGGGCCAGCCCGTGCAGACCACGCCCCCACTGGTGCAAGGCTGCGCCGCCTGGCTGCTGTGCCGCGTGGTCCCCGAGCCGCACAACCAGCAGGCCTACGACCTCTTCATTGGCGAAGTGGTGGCCGCCTGGGCCGACGACCGCGTGTTCCGCAACGGGCACTGGGAGTTCGACACCGGGCCTGAAGACCTGCGCACGCTGCACTACGTGGCGGGCGGGCAGTTTTATGCGACGGGGACTTCCATCAAGGTGTGA
- a CDS encoding class I SAM-dependent methyltransferase has protein sequence MKSASATTFDEAYYQRFYFDKKTSVVDPQHLERLGTFVCSYLKYLRVPVRRVLDVGCGIGLWRDIMAQHFPAAIYQGVEFSPYLCERFGWQQGSVVDYAASEPFDFVICQGVLPYLSPPDLKAALHNLGRLSRGALYVEAVSREDFERDIIDEDITDNRVFRHRADLYRRGLQEGAIELGGGVWLSRKAEVPLFALEQAGGQ, from the coding sequence TTGAAATCCGCCAGTGCCACCACCTTCGACGAGGCCTACTACCAGCGCTTCTATTTCGACAAGAAAACCAGCGTGGTGGACCCGCAGCACTTGGAGCGCCTGGGCACCTTCGTGTGCAGCTACCTCAAGTACCTGCGTGTACCGGTGCGCCGCGTGCTCGACGTGGGCTGCGGCATCGGGCTGTGGAGGGACATCATGGCGCAGCACTTTCCCGCCGCCATTTATCAGGGCGTGGAGTTCAGCCCCTACCTGTGCGAGCGCTTCGGCTGGCAGCAGGGATCGGTGGTGGACTATGCGGCGAGCGAGCCGTTCGACTTTGTGATCTGCCAGGGGGTGTTGCCCTACCTGAGCCCGCCCGACCTGAAGGCCGCCCTGCACAACCTGGGCCGCCTGAGCCGGGGCGCGCTGTATGTCGAAGCGGTCTCGCGCGAGGATTTCGAGCGCGACATCATCGACGAGGACATCACCGACAACCGCGTGTTCCGCCACCGTGCCGATCTCTACCGGCGCGGGCTGCAAGAGGGCGCCATCGAGCTGGGCGGCGGCGTGTGGCTCAGCCGCAAGGCGGAGGTGCCGCTGTTTGCGCTGGAGCAGGCGGGCGGCCAGTGA
- a CDS encoding DUF2130 domain-containing protein yields MHEIICPHCNKAFKVDETGYADILKQVRDADFSAQLHERLELAEQDKRNAVALAQAQVANELQKAAAARDAEIQALKAQLDAGAVERDLAVAQALSAVEKQRDALENKLVSELERARQAQQAADQLAQARLAQELQGVAARKDTEIQQLRSQLEAAEVARRLAVTEAVTVVARERDELQNNLNLVVVKKQLEETAIKEQYALQLRDRDGEIARLRDMKARLSTKMVGETLEQHCETEFNRIRATAFPRAYFEKDNDARSGSKGDYIFRDVDEAGNEIVSIMFEMKNESDETATKKRNEDFLKELDKDRSEKGCEYAVLVSLLEPESELYNTGIVDMFYRYPKMYVVRPQFFIPIITLLRNAAMKSLQYKSELALVKAQNLDITKFESQLEEFKGAFGRNWRLASDGFEEAVKRIDEAIKDLEKTKEALHKSANNLRLANDKAEDLTIKKLTRGNPTMAAKFAELKQVGMLDGE; encoded by the coding sequence ATGCACGAAATCATCTGCCCCCACTGCAACAAGGCGTTCAAGGTGGACGAAACCGGGTATGCCGACATCCTCAAACAGGTGCGTGACGCGGATTTCAGCGCGCAGTTGCACGAGCGGCTGGAGTTGGCCGAGCAGGACAAGCGCAATGCCGTCGCACTGGCGCAGGCCCAGGTGGCCAATGAGCTGCAGAAGGCGGCAGCGGCCAGAGACGCCGAGATCCAAGCGCTGAAGGCGCAGCTGGATGCAGGCGCGGTGGAGCGTGACCTGGCCGTGGCGCAGGCCCTGAGCGCGGTGGAGAAGCAGCGCGATGCGCTGGAAAACAAGCTGGTGAGTGAGCTGGAGCGTGCGCGGCAGGCGCAGCAGGCGGCGGACCAGTTGGCACAAGCGCGGCTGGCGCAGGAGCTGCAGGGCGTGGCGGCCAGAAAGGACACCGAAATCCAGCAACTCAGATCGCAGCTGGAGGCTGCCGAGGTGGCGCGCAGGCTGGCGGTGACCGAGGCAGTGACGGTGGTGGCCCGGGAGCGTGATGAACTCCAAAACAACCTGAACCTGGTGGTGGTGAAAAAGCAGCTCGAAGAGACCGCCATCAAGGAGCAGTACGCCTTGCAGCTGCGCGACCGCGACGGCGAGATTGCGCGGTTGCGGGACATGAAGGCGCGCCTGTCGACCAAGATGGTGGGCGAGACGCTGGAGCAGCACTGCGAGACGGAGTTCAACCGCATCCGCGCCACGGCGTTTCCGCGTGCGTACTTTGAGAAGGACAACGACGCGCGCAGCGGCAGCAAGGGCGACTACATCTTTCGCGATGTGGACGAGGCGGGCAATGAGATCGTCTCGATCATGTTCGAGATGAAGAACGAGAGCGACGAGACGGCCACCAAGAAGCGCAACGAAGACTTCTTGAAAGAGCTGGACAAGGACCGCAGCGAAAAGGGCTGCGAGTACGCGGTGCTGGTGTCACTGCTGGAGCCCGAGAGCGAGCTGTACAACACCGGCATCGTGGACATGTTCTACCGCTACCCCAAGATGTACGTGGTGCGGCCGCAGTTCTTCATCCCCATCATCACGCTGCTGCGCAATGCGGCGATGAAGTCGCTGCAATACAAATCAGAGCTGGCGCTGGTGAAGGCACAGAACCTGGACATCACCAAGTTCGAATCGCAGCTGGAGGAGTTCAAGGGCGCGTTTGGGCGCAACTGGCGGCTGGCGTCGGATGGGTTCGAGGAGGCCGTCAAGCGCATTGACGAAGCCATCAAGGACCTGGAGAAGACCAAGGAAGCGCTGCACAAGTCGGCCAACAACCTGCGCCTGGCCAACGACAAGGCTGAAGACCTGACGATCAAGAAGCTGACCCGCGGCAACCCGACGATGGCGGCCAAATTTGCGGAGCTGAAGCAGGTGGGGATGTTGGACGGGGAGTGA
- a CDS encoding VOC family protein: MFSHVMVGVNDLERSKTFYDALLGTLGVPPGLANKNRYFYRGPTGTFGITTPINGEAATFANGGTIGFVMQSPEQADAFHAAGVAHGGTTCEDPPGWREGPGGKLYLAYLRDPDGNKICALHRPPQA, encoded by the coding sequence ATGTTCAGTCATGTGATGGTCGGTGTGAACGACCTGGAGCGGTCCAAGACGTTTTATGACGCGCTGCTGGGCACGCTGGGCGTGCCGCCCGGCCTGGCCAACAAGAACCGCTATTTCTATCGCGGCCCCACCGGTACCTTTGGCATCACCACGCCCATCAACGGCGAGGCCGCCACCTTTGCCAATGGCGGCACGATCGGGTTTGTGATGCAGTCGCCCGAGCAAGCCGATGCCTTTCATGCAGCCGGCGTGGCCCACGGCGGCACCACCTGCGAAGACCCACCGGGCTGGCGCGAAGGCCCCGGCGGCAAGCTGTACCTGGCGTATCTGCGCGACCCGGACGGCAACAAGATCTGTGCACTGCACCGCCCACCCCAGGCGTAG
- a CDS encoding DNA-3-methyladenine glycosylase has protein sequence MSPFHPSLPEPSLVPALIDFSAPAPTVAQRLIGVTLWVDGVGGRIVETEAYDQADAASHTYSGPTARNAAMFGPPGRAYVYRSYGLHWCINTVCREAGHGAGVLLRALEPTHGLDVMRARRGGMQDARLLCAGPGRLAQALGIDASFNHLPLNAPPFALLEPAPEHRRAQPVVAGPRIGISKAVNMPWRFGLQGSRYLSRGFAPADAAQSQRGG, from the coding sequence ATGTCCCCGTTCCATCCCTCGCTGCCCGAGCCGTCGCTCGTGCCGGCGCTCATCGACTTCAGTGCCCCCGCCCCCACGGTGGCGCAGCGCCTGATCGGCGTGACGCTGTGGGTGGACGGCGTGGGCGGCCGCATCGTGGAGACCGAGGCCTACGACCAGGCCGATGCCGCATCGCACACCTACAGCGGCCCCACGGCGCGCAATGCCGCGATGTTCGGCCCGCCCGGCCGGGCATACGTGTACCGCTCGTATGGGCTGCACTGGTGCATCAACACCGTGTGCCGCGAGGCGGGGCACGGCGCGGGCGTGCTGCTGCGGGCCCTGGAACCCACCCACGGGCTGGACGTGATGCGCGCACGGCGTGGTGGCATGCAAGACGCCAGGCTGCTGTGCGCCGGGCCCGGCCGGCTGGCGCAGGCACTGGGCATTGACGCCAGCTTCAACCACCTGCCGCTGAACGCGCCGCCCTTTGCGCTGCTGGAGCCCGCGCCCGAGCACCGCCGCGCGCAGCCGGTGGTGGCTGGGCCCCGCATCGGCATCAGCAAGGCGGTGAACATGCCCTGGCGGTTCGGGTTGCAGGGTTCGCGTTACCTCAGCCGGGGCTTTGCACCGGCGGATGCGGCGCAATCGCAGCGCGGGGGCTGA
- a CDS encoding PQQ-binding-like beta-propeller repeat protein, whose protein sequence is MTACTHDDPTPAATRHQPSQPAEIVREYGPFAGADSVSGVTHDGQHVWAATGAHLVAFDAATGETRRTLAVASDAGTAFDGRHLYQITEARIDKIDPATGEVVASIPAPGKGNDSGLTWAEGSLWVGQYRDRKIHQIDPATGAIRRTIETDRFVTGVTWADGELWHGTWEGDESTLRHIDPATGAVLQQLDMPQGMGMGVSGLESDGADLFYCGGGGSGKVRAVRRPKAARL, encoded by the coding sequence ATGACCGCATGCACCCACGACGACCCGACACCTGCCGCCACCCGCCACCAGCCCTCACAGCCTGCCGAGATCGTGCGCGAATACGGCCCCTTTGCGGGCGCGGACAGCGTGAGCGGCGTGACCCACGACGGCCAGCATGTCTGGGCCGCCACGGGGGCGCACCTGGTGGCCTTTGATGCCGCCACCGGAGAAACCCGGCGCACGCTGGCCGTGGCCAGCGATGCAGGCACCGCGTTTGACGGCAGGCACCTGTACCAGATCACCGAGGCGCGCATCGACAAGATCGACCCCGCTACCGGCGAGGTGGTGGCCTCCATTCCCGCGCCCGGCAAAGGCAACGACTCGGGCCTCACCTGGGCCGAGGGCAGCCTGTGGGTGGGCCAGTACCGCGACCGCAAGATCCACCAGATCGACCCGGCCACCGGCGCCATCCGGCGCACCATCGAAACCGACCGCTTCGTGACCGGCGTGACCTGGGCGGACGGCGAGCTGTGGCATGGCACCTGGGAGGGCGACGAAAGCACGCTGCGCCACATCGACCCCGCCACCGGCGCCGTGCTGCAGCAGCTCGATATGCCGCAGGGCATGGGCATGGGCGTGAGCGGCCTCGAATCCGACGGCGCCGACCTCTTCTACTGCGGGGGCGGCGGCAGCGGCAAGGTCCGCGCCGTGCGCCGGCCCAAGGCGGCCCGGCTCTGA
- the uvrA gene encoding excinuclease ABC subunit UvrA: protein MVGFPAPSPPVTPPPVADDRSADGVYLARALREQRISIRGARTHNLKNIDLDIPRNQLVVITGLSGSGKSSLAFDTLYAEGQRRYVESLSAYARQFLGRLDKPDVDLIEGLSPAISIEQKATSHNPRSTVGTVTEIHDYLRLLYARAGTPFCPDHGLPLAAQTVSQMVDAVLALPEDTKLMILAPVAREKKGEFTELFAQMQALGYIRFRVDGQIYEHENLPALKKTEKHDIDVVIDRIKVRADLQQRLAESIEAALRVGGHDGNGRVLALEMDTGQEHLFSSKFACPVCSYSLAELEPRLFSFNSPMGACPACDGIGQREVFDPARVVAFPTLSLASGAIKGWDRRNGYYFAMLESLARHYVFDIEAPFESLPAPVQHAILHGSGDEEIAFSYIMDSGASKGKVHTKKHPFEGILPNMARRYRETDSVVVREDLARFRSTQPCPECHGVRLRREARHVKVGEGEQAHAIYEVSHATLSDAHAWFRALQLTGAKAEIADKVVREIATRLQFLNDVGLSYLSLDRSAETLSGGEAQRIRLASQIGSGLTGVMYVLDEPSIGLHQRDNDRLIATLQHLRDIGNSVIVVEHDEDMMRAADYVIDMGPGAGVHGGRVMAQGTYDEVRANAQSLTGQYLSGARTIAVPQRRTPWLPVLDQPAPVVEAKAKSRFPQTEASKRRAERMAEHHARQGAVQALRVVGASGNNLKGVTVDFPVGLLTCVTGVSGSGKSTLVNDTLYAAVARQVHRAHEEPAAHEEIVGIEYFDKVINVDQSPIGRTPRSNPATYTGLFTPIRELMAETNTAKERGYGPGRFSFNVSQSSGGGRCEACQGDGVVKVEMHFLPDVYVPCDICHGQRYNRETLEVQWKGKNIAQILELTVEDAAAYFKDVPTIARKLQTLLDVGLSYIRLGQAATTLSGGEAQRVKLAQELSKRDTGRTLYILDEPTTGLHFADIDLLLKVLHQLRDAGNTIVIIEHNLDVIKTADWLIDMGPEGGAGGGTVVGVGTPEELAANPASHTGRYLAPYLKKASA, encoded by the coding sequence ATGGTGGGTTTTCCCGCACCGAGCCCGCCCGTGACCCCTCCCCCCGTTGCCGACGACCGATCCGCCGATGGTGTCTACCTCGCCCGCGCCCTGCGCGAGCAGCGCATCAGCATCCGTGGCGCGCGCACGCACAACCTCAAGAACATCGACCTGGACATTCCGCGCAACCAGCTGGTGGTGATTACGGGGTTGTCGGGTTCGGGCAAGTCGAGCCTGGCGTTTGACACGCTGTATGCCGAAGGCCAGCGGCGCTATGTGGAGAGCCTGTCGGCTTATGCGCGGCAATTTCTCGGGAGGCTGGACAAGCCCGATGTGGACCTGATCGAGGGACTGTCGCCCGCCATCAGCATCGAGCAGAAGGCCACCAGCCACAACCCGCGCTCCACCGTGGGCACGGTGACCGAGATCCACGACTACCTGCGCCTGCTGTACGCCCGCGCGGGCACCCCGTTCTGCCCGGACCACGGCCTGCCGCTGGCGGCGCAGACGGTGAGCCAGATGGTGGACGCCGTGCTGGCGCTGCCCGAGGACACCAAGCTCATGATCCTCGCCCCTGTGGCGCGCGAGAAGAAGGGCGAGTTCACCGAGCTGTTTGCGCAGATGCAGGCGCTGGGCTATATCCGCTTCCGCGTGGATGGCCAGATCTACGAACACGAGAACCTGCCCGCACTCAAGAAAACCGAGAAGCACGACATTGACGTGGTGATCGACCGCATCAAGGTGCGGGCCGACCTGCAGCAGCGCCTGGCAGAGAGCATCGAGGCCGCCCTGCGCGTGGGCGGCCATGACGGCAATGGTCGCGTGTTGGCGCTGGAGATGGACACGGGGCAGGAGCACCTGTTCAGCAGCAAGTTCGCGTGCCCGGTGTGCAGCTATTCGCTGGCCGAGCTGGAGCCGCGCCTGTTCTCTTTCAACTCGCCCATGGGCGCCTGCCCCGCCTGCGACGGCATTGGCCAGCGTGAGGTGTTCGACCCGGCGCGTGTGGTCGCCTTCCCCACGCTGAGCCTGGCCAGCGGCGCCATCAAGGGCTGGGACCGGCGCAACGGCTACTACTTTGCGATGCTGGAGAGCCTGGCCCGGCACTATGTGTTCGACATCGAGGCGCCGTTTGAATCGCTGCCTGCGCCGGTGCAGCACGCCATCCTGCACGGCTCAGGCGACGAAGAAATCGCCTTCAGCTACATCATGGACAGCGGCGCCTCCAAGGGCAAGGTGCACACCAAAAAGCACCCGTTCGAGGGCATCCTGCCCAACATGGCGCGCCGCTACCGCGAGACGGATTCGGTGGTGGTGCGCGAAGACCTGGCACGCTTTCGCAGCACCCAGCCCTGTCCCGAATGCCACGGCGTGCGCCTGCGCCGCGAGGCCCGCCATGTGAAGGTGGGTGAGGGCGAACAGGCCCACGCCATCTACGAAGTGAGCCACGCCACGCTGAGCGATGCCCACGCGTGGTTCCGCGCCCTGCAGCTCACCGGCGCCAAGGCCGAGATTGCCGACAAGGTGGTGCGTGAGATCGCCACGCGCCTGCAGTTTTTGAACGACGTGGGCCTGAGCTATCTGAGCCTGGACCGCAGCGCCGAGACGCTCTCCGGCGGCGAGGCGCAGCGCATCCGCCTGGCGTCGCAAATCGGCTCGGGCCTGACGGGCGTGATGTATGTGCTCGACGAGCCCAGCATCGGCCTGCACCAGCGCGACAACGACCGTCTGATCGCCACGCTGCAGCACCTGCGCGACATTGGCAACAGCGTGATCGTGGTGGAGCACGACGAGGACATGATGCGCGCCGCCGACTATGTGATCGACATGGGGCCCGGCGCGGGCGTGCATGGCGGGCGGGTGATGGCGCAGGGCACGTATGACGAAGTGCGCGCCAATGCCCAGTCGCTCACCGGCCAGTACCTGTCGGGCGCGCGCACCATTGCCGTGCCCCAGCGCCGCACGCCGTGGCTGCCCGTGCTGGACCAGCCCGCGCCCGTGGTCGAGGCCAAGGCCAAATCGCGCTTTCCGCAAACCGAAGCCAGCAAGCGCCGTGCCGAGCGCATGGCCGAGCACCATGCGCGCCAAGGTGCCGTGCAGGCGCTGCGCGTGGTGGGCGCCTCGGGCAACAACCTCAAGGGCGTGACGGTGGACTTCCCAGTGGGCCTGCTCACCTGCGTGACGGGGGTCTCGGGCTCGGGCAAGAGCACGCTGGTCAACGACACGCTGTACGCCGCCGTGGCGCGGCAGGTGCACCGTGCGCACGAAGAACCCGCCGCACACGAAGAGATCGTTGGCATCGAGTACTTCGACAAGGTCATCAACGTGGACCAGAGCCCTATTGGCCGCACGCCGCGCAGCAACCCCGCCACCTACACGGGCCTGTTCACCCCCATCCGCGAACTCATGGCCGAGACCAACACTGCCAAAGAACGTGGCTATGGTCCGGGGCGCTTCAGTTTCAACGTGTCGCAGTCGTCCGGCGGCGGCCGTTGCGAGGCCTGCCAGGGCGACGGCGTGGTGAAGGTGGAGATGCACTTTCTGCCCGACGTGTACGTGCCCTGCGACATCTGCCACGGCCAACGCTACAACCGCGAAACGCTGGAAGTGCAGTGGAAGGGCAAGAACATTGCGCAGATCCTGGAGCTGACGGTGGAAGACGCGGCGGCGTACTTCAAGGACGTGCCCACCATCGCGCGCAAGCTGCAGACGCTGCTGGACGTGGGCCTGTCGTACATCCGTCTGGGCCAGGCGGCGACCACGCTCTCGGGCGGCGAGGCGCAGCGCGTGAAGCTGGCGCAAGAGCTGAGCAAGCGCGACACGGGCCGCACGCTCTACATCCTGGACGAGCCCACCACCGGCCTGCACTTTGCCGACATCGACCTGCTGCTGAAGGTGCTGCACCAGCTGCGCGACGCGGGCAACACCATCGTCATCATCGAGCACAACCTCGATGTGATCAAAACCGCCGACTGGCTCATCGACATGGGTCCCGAGGGCGGTGCGGGCGGCGGCACCGTGGTGGGCGTGGGCACGCCCGAGGAACTGGCGGCCAACCCGGCCAGCCACACGGGGCGGTATCTGGCGCCGTATCTGAAAAAAGCGTCGGCCTGA
- a CDS encoding DUF899 domain-containing protein — translation MNAPTPHPVVSADQWLAQRHALLDREKALTRLHDEVAAQRRALPWTRVDKRYTLDTLQGPRALADLFDGRSQLLVQHFMFGPGWEQGCPSCSFMADHMGGMELHLQHRDVSVLAVSRAPLAEIERFRQRMGWQFRWASSHGSDFNHDFAVSFTPEQRAHGNGEVLYNYGMRPFPADEAPGLSVFVRSDAGEVFHAYSTFGRGVEAMMGTYQLLDLTPQGRHETNPAYPMDWVRHHDRYAPAQAPAGSAASSTAQAPQAAPSHPAPGGCCSARG, via the coding sequence ATGAACGCACCCACCCCCCACCCCGTGGTTTCTGCCGACCAATGGCTGGCCCAGCGCCACGCGCTGCTGGACCGCGAGAAGGCGCTGACCCGTCTGCATGACGAGGTCGCCGCGCAGCGCCGCGCACTGCCCTGGACCCGCGTGGACAAGCGCTACACGCTGGACACGCTGCAGGGCCCGCGCGCCTTGGCCGACCTGTTCGACGGCCGTAGCCAGTTGCTGGTGCAGCACTTCATGTTTGGCCCGGGGTGGGAGCAGGGCTGCCCCAGCTGCTCGTTCATGGCCGACCACATGGGCGGCATGGAGCTGCACCTGCAACACCGTGACGTATCGGTGCTCGCCGTGTCGCGCGCGCCGCTGGCCGAGATCGAGCGCTTTCGCCAGCGCATGGGCTGGCAGTTCCGCTGGGCGTCGTCGCACGGCAGCGACTTCAACCACGACTTTGCCGTGAGCTTCACGCCCGAGCAGCGCGCACACGGCAATGGCGAGGTGCTCTACAACTACGGCATGCGGCCGTTCCCCGCCGACGAGGCCCCGGGCCTCAGCGTGTTTGTGCGCAGCGATGCGGGCGAGGTGTTCCACGCCTACTCCACCTTCGGGCGCGGCGTGGAGGCCATGATGGGTACCTACCAGTTGCTGGACCTCACGCCCCAAGGCCGCCACGAGACCAACCCGGCCTACCCCATGGACTGGGTGCGCCACCACGACCGGTACGCGCCCGCCCAGGCACCGGCTGGCTCCGCGGCTTCGTCCACTGCGCAGGCACCTCAGGCCGCCCCGTCCCACCCCGCGCCGGGTGGGTGCTGTTCCGCACGGGGCTGA
- a CDS encoding tRNA-uridine aminocarboxypropyltransferase, translating into MNDSTPPAPHAVARLRAERLARSAKPFLARGGPKGERCAGCRLVPSHCICALRPALPTRAGMCLLMADIEPLKPSNTGWLIADVVADTYAFGWARTEVHPELLALLADPQWQPYVVFPGEFVAPERVVTQVTTAEGKRPLFVLLDATWPEARKMFRKSPYLNHLPVLSLQPEQISRYHLRRSTRMDHFCTSEVGALCLELAGELQAAQALEAYLDVFTHHYLQAKHQLPVAADDATHLRLRALATPP; encoded by the coding sequence GTGAACGACTCCACGCCCCCGGCCCCCCATGCGGTAGCCCGCCTGCGCGCCGAGCGCCTGGCCCGCAGCGCCAAACCCTTTTTGGCCCGTGGCGGCCCCAAGGGTGAGCGCTGCGCGGGCTGCCGCCTGGTGCCCAGCCACTGCATCTGCGCGCTGCGGCCTGCGCTGCCCACGCGCGCGGGCATGTGCCTACTGATGGCCGACATCGAGCCCCTCAAGCCCAGCAACACCGGCTGGCTGATTGCCGATGTGGTGGCCGACACCTATGCCTTTGGCTGGGCGCGCACCGAGGTGCACCCCGAGCTGCTGGCGCTGCTGGCCGACCCGCAGTGGCAGCCGTATGTGGTGTTCCCCGGCGAGTTCGTGGCACCCGAGCGCGTGGTCACGCAGGTGACCACGGCCGAGGGCAAACGCCCGCTGTTCGTGCTGCTCGACGCCACCTGGCCCGAGGCGCGCAAGATGTTCCGCAAGAGCCCCTACCTCAACCACCTCCCCGTGCTGAGCCTGCAGCCCGAGCAGATCTCGCGCTACCACCTGCGCCGGTCCACGCGCATGGACCACTTCTGCACCTCCGAGGTCGGCGCGCTGTGCCTGGAACTGGCGGGCGAGCTGCAAGCCGCGCAGGCGCTGGAGGCATATCTGGACGTGTTCACCCACCACTACCTGCAGGCCAAGCACCAGTTGCCAGTGGCTGCGGACGATGCCACGCACCTGCGGCTGCGCGCCCTGGCCACGCCCCCCTGA